One Desulfobaccales bacterium DNA segment encodes these proteins:
- the glgB gene encoding 1,4-alpha-glucan branching protein GlgB — protein MAKTKTPPGAVRYDVSLLTDDDLYLFNEGSHYRLYHKLGAHVLKEPEPLGTYFAVWAPDAQQVWVSGDFNGWSKSSHPLGNRAQSGIWEGFIPGLPAGSLYKYHLASKYGAYRVDKADPFAFSLEGPPRTASIVWDLDYAWEDGDWMAGRYRKNALDGPMSVYEVHLGSWRRVPEEGNRSLTYRELAPLLAGHVQRLGFTHVELLPIMEHPFYGSWGYQTTGYFAPTSRYGTPQDFMFLVDYLHQHGIGVILDWVPSHFPADEHGPGFFDGTHLYEHADPRKGFHPDWRSSIFNFGRNEVRCFLMSSALFWLDRYHADGIRVDAVASMLYLDYSRKEGEWLPNQYGGREDLEAIAFLRQFNTEVYKSYPDVQTMAEESTDWPMVSRPIYVGGLGFGLKWDMGWMHDTLRYMSVDPVYRKFHHNTLTFRMLYAFHENFLLPLSHDEVVYGKGSLLAKMPGDDWQKFANLRLLFGYMYGQPGKKLLFMGGEFGQWSEWYHEASLDWHLLDDPRHAALQRWVEDLNRVYCQEPALFAQDFSPAGFEWIDCNDVIQSVITFLRKGREGEMMLVACNFTPVPRHHYRVGVPAGGFWQEVLNSDAWDYGGSGHGNLGGQEATPIPCHGRTHSLNLTLPPLGVVFFRARRL, from the coding sequence ATGGCAAAAACCAAGACTCCTCCAGGCGCGGTGCGGTATGACGTCTCGCTGTTGACCGACGACGACCTTTACCTCTTTAACGAAGGCAGCCACTACCGCCTTTATCATAAATTGGGTGCGCACGTCTTGAAAGAGCCCGAGCCCCTGGGAACCTATTTTGCCGTCTGGGCCCCGGATGCACAGCAGGTCTGGGTCAGCGGTGATTTCAACGGCTGGAGCAAGAGCAGCCATCCCTTGGGAAACAGAGCCCAATCGGGTATCTGGGAAGGATTTATCCCGGGTCTTCCGGCAGGGTCGCTGTACAAGTACCACCTGGCCTCCAAATATGGCGCCTACCGGGTGGACAAGGCCGACCCTTTCGCCTTTTCTCTGGAAGGTCCGCCCCGCACCGCCTCCATCGTCTGGGACCTGGACTACGCCTGGGAAGATGGAGACTGGATGGCAGGCCGCTACCGGAAAAACGCCCTGGACGGTCCCATGTCGGTCTATGAGGTGCACCTGGGGTCCTGGCGGCGAGTGCCGGAGGAGGGCAACCGCTCCCTGACCTACCGGGAACTGGCCCCGTTGTTGGCCGGGCACGTCCAGCGCCTGGGTTTTACCCACGTGGAACTTTTGCCGATCATGGAGCATCCTTTTTACGGCTCCTGGGGCTACCAGACCACCGGCTATTTCGCCCCCACCAGCCGCTACGGCACTCCCCAGGATTTCATGTTCCTGGTGGATTACCTGCACCAGCACGGCATAGGCGTCATCCTGGACTGGGTGCCTTCCCACTTTCCCGCGGATGAGCACGGCCCCGGCTTCTTCGACGGCACCCACCTCTATGAGCACGCCGACCCCCGCAAAGGGTTTCATCCCGATTGGCGCAGCTCTATTTTCAACTTCGGCCGCAATGAGGTGCGGTGTTTCCTGATGAGCAGCGCCCTGTTCTGGCTGGACCGCTATCACGCCGACGGCATCCGGGTGGACGCAGTGGCCTCCATGCTCTACCTTGATTATTCTCGCAAAGAGGGGGAATGGCTGCCCAACCAGTACGGCGGCCGGGAGGATTTGGAAGCCATCGCCTTCCTGCGCCAGTTCAATACCGAGGTCTATAAGAGCTATCCCGACGTCCAGACCATGGCCGAAGAATCCACCGACTGGCCCATGGTCTCCCGCCCCATCTATGTGGGGGGCCTGGGCTTCGGCCTCAAGTGGGACATGGGCTGGATGCACGATACCCTGAGATATATGAGCGTGGATCCGGTCTATCGGAAGTTCCACCACAACACCCTGACCTTCCGGATGCTATACGCCTTCCACGAAAATTTCCTCCTGCCCCTGTCCCACGACGAGGTGGTCTACGGCAAGGGGTCGCTTTTGGCTAAGATGCCCGGGGACGACTGGCAGAAGTTTGCTAATCTCAGGCTACTCTTCGGGTATATGTACGGCCAGCCCGGCAAGAAGCTGCTCTTTATGGGGGGCGAGTTCGGACAATGGTCGGAATGGTACCATGAAGCCTCCCTGGACTGGCACCTGCTGGACGACCCCAGGCACGCGGCCTTACAAAGGTGGGTAGAAGATTTGAACCGGGTCTATTGCCAGGAACCGGCTCTATTTGCTCAGGATTTTAGCCCTGCGGGGTTCGAGTGGATCGACTGCAATGACGTGATCCAGAGTGTCATTACCTTCCTCAGGAAGGGGCGAGAAGGAGAAATGATGCTGGTGGCTTGCAATTTCACCCCGGTGCCCCGGCACCATTATCGGGTGGGGGTGCCTGCCGGTGGGTTCTGGCAAGAGGTGCTGAACAGCGATGCCTGGGACTATGGGGGCAGCGGCCATGGCAATCTGGGCGGCCAGGAGGCCACGCCGATCCCTTGCCATGGCCGGACCCATTCCTTGAATCTGACGTTACCGCCGTTGGGAGTGGTGTTTTTTAGAGCAAGGAGGTTATAA